In Cololabis saira isolate AMF1-May2022 chromosome 14, fColSai1.1, whole genome shotgun sequence, a single genomic region encodes these proteins:
- the ptrh2 gene encoding peptidyl-tRNA hydrolase 2, mitochondrial, with translation MNLPSCRENVEQIRFNRMDVIYGPLSLGAAAGLGCGLLLGWHFRARFAPISKSVIQAVGSGTGEACVMGEGGEFKMILVVRNDLKMGKGKVAAQCSHAAVSAYKQVQRRNPDLLKQWEYCGQPKVVVKAPDEDTLIELLSHAKEVGLTVSLIQDAGRTQIAPGSRTVLGIGPGPADLVDSVTGDLKLY, from the exons ATGAACCTTCCTTCATGTCGTGAAAACGTCGAACAGATCAG GTTTAACAGGATGGATGTGATATATGGTCCACTGAGCTTGGGTGCAGCAGCTGGGCTGGGTTGTGGGCTCCTCCTTGGTTGGCACTTTCGGGCTCGATTCGCCCCAATATCCAAAAGCGTGATACAGGCGGTGGGCAGCGGTACTGGGGAGGCATGCGTGATGGGAGAAGGCGGTGAGTTCAAGATGATCCTGGTGGTCCGAAATGACCTAAAGATGGGCAAAGGCAAGGTCGCTGCCCAGTGCTCACACGCTGCTGTGTCAGCTTACAAGCAGGTCCAACGCAGGAACCCAGATCTACTCAAACAGTGGGAGTACTGTGGCCAGCCAAAGGTGGTGGTGAAGGCCCCTGATGAGGACACTCTCATTGAACTGTTGAGTCATGCCAAAGAAGTGGGACTTACTGTCAGCCTCATCCAAGATGCAGGAAGGACACAAATTGCACCTGGGTCACGCACCGTGCTGGGCATCGGTCCAGGCCCAGCTGATTTGGTTGACAGTGTCACTGGAGACTTAAAGCTGTATTAG